A window from Phaenicophaeus curvirostris isolate KB17595 chromosome 13, BPBGC_Pcur_1.0, whole genome shotgun sequence encodes these proteins:
- the RPS4X gene encoding small ribosomal subunit protein eS4, X isoform has product MARGPKKHLKRVAAPKHWMLDKLTGVFAPRPSTGPHKLRECLPLIIFLRNRLKYALTGDEVKKICMQRFIKIDGKVRTDTTYPAGFMDVISIEKTGEHFRLVYDTKGRFAVHRITPEEAKYKLCKVRKIFVGTKGIPHLVTHDARTIRYPDPLIKVNDTVQIDLETGKITDFIKFDTGNLCMVTGGANLGRIGVITNRERHPGSFDVVHVKDANGNSFATRLSNIFVIGKGNKPWISLPRGKGIRLTIAEERDKRLAAKQSSG; this is encoded by the exons ATG GCCCGCGGCCCCAAGAAGCACCTGAAGCGCGTGGCTGCGCCCAAGCACTGGATGCTGGACAAGCTGACGGGAGTTTTC GCACCCCGTCCATCAACAGGCCCTCACAAGCTGAGGGAGTGTCTTCCGCTCATCATCTTCCTGCGGAACAGGCTGAAGTATGCCCTGACGGGAGATGAAGTCAAGAAAATCTGCATGCAGAGGTTCATCAAGATAGATGGCAAAGTCCGCACGGACACCACCTACCCTGCAGGCTTCATgg ATGTCATCAGCATTGAGAAGACGGGTGAGCATTTCCGCCTGGTGTATGATACCAAGGGTCGGTTTGCTGTTCACCGCATCACACCTGAAGAGGCCAAG TACAAGCTGTGCAAGGTGAGGAAGATCTTTGTGGGCACCAAAGGAATCCCTCATCTTGTCACCCACGATGCCCGCACCATCCGCTATCCAGACCCCCTCATCAAGGTGAATGATACAGTCCAGATTGACCTGGAGACGGGCAAGATCACAGATTTCATCAAGTTTGACACAG GTAACCTGTGCATGGTGACTGGTGGTGCCAACTTGGGCCGTATTGGGGTGATCACCAACCGGGAGAGACACCCTGGGTCATTTGATGTCGTTCACGTGAAGGATGCCAATGGCAACAGCTTTGCCACCAGGCTCTCCAACATCTTTGTTATTGGCAAG GGCAACAAGCCATGGATCTCCCTGCCCCGCGGAAAGGGCATCCGCCTGACCATTGCTGAGGAGCGAGACAAGAGGTTGGCGGCCAAGCAGAGCAGCGGCTGA